The bacterium nucleotide sequence ATAGAATCGGAGTGAATTGCGAATCGCGATTCGTTTATCGGGTTTCCATTGACGTAGAGGATCTTGTCGAGCAGGTGGACTTCATCTCCGCCTTTCGCGACTACCCGCTTAATGAAGTTCTTCGTGGGGTTGTCAGGGAAGCGGAACACGATTACATCACCGACTTGCGGATCGCGCAGGGCGGGCATTCTGATGTCAGTAAATGGTATCTCCGGGCCGAAGGTAAATTTGTCGGCAAGGAGGAAGTCACCAACCAACAGGGTATTTTCCATCGATTCTGAGGGAATATTGTACGCTTCAACCAAGACGCTCTTTATGATTAAGGCAAGTAGGACAGCCAGAATTACGAGGCGAAAGTAACGAAGGAATTTGTTGAACTTCGTTCGAACGGACCCTTTGAAGTCGGCGAAGTCGTTTTTCCGCAAGTCGTTGTTGTTTATCTTCATCGTGGACGAGACTCTAACATATTCCAAATCCTCTTGCAACCAGCTTTTATAACGACCCATTGCCGGGCAAGTTTCAAATGATTCGCAAGGGCGACGAAACGTCGAGGGGAATAGGCGCATTTCGACATACAGTCAAACGGAGTCATCTCGTTACCAGTAAAATAGTTGGCTGTCGCGGCTTCCTATCTCCTTGACAAAAATGGAGATGTGACTTAAGATGGGGCGAACAAATCCTCTGGAAGCTTCGGGTATAGTGTAATTGGCCCTTGTCAAAGAGGCTTGAATTAAGGAAAGACATGGCACCAGCGATAGATGCCGCCTACCAGGCGGAATATAAGAAGATTTGGGCGGAATGCCCCGATCCGATGTTT carries:
- the lepB gene encoding signal peptidase I; its protein translation is MKINNNDLRKNDFADFKGSVRTKFNKFLRYFRLVILAVLLALIIKSVLVEAYNIPSESMENTLLVGDFLLADKFTFGPEIPFTDIRMPALRDPQVGDVIVFRFPDNPTKNFIKRVVAKGGDEVHLLDKILYVNGNPINESRFAIHSDSIIIPTGTSQPRDNFGPITIPVGHYFVLGDNRDNSSDSRYWGTVPRDMIFGKALLVHWSWKPDSDAPQVTWWNPISILGGLAYNVYHLPERVRWSRLFHSIN